The following coding sequences lie in one Oncorhynchus gorbuscha isolate QuinsamMale2020 ecotype Even-year linkage group LG10, OgorEven_v1.0, whole genome shotgun sequence genomic window:
- the LOC124045958 gene encoding spermatogenesis-associated serine-rich protein 2-like, whose translation MAKKNSQKDTSGMVFDTNLKMVMSQGGTFERMKEKISAVRAVVPNKSNNEIVLVLQHFENCVDKAVQAFLEGSAVEILKEWNVTGKKKPKKKKKPKPQPEPLAEEPALAETMQPSETESKEAVNGFHANGSVLDGDSLDSLSEQLDSASLDAAELDSEPATSDITGAEADSLCSGPSPTPHAQGGRNHQPPRGNKFRSRTNSQPSTSSVLTTDENQQGSSGAKKIAPNIDRSVKDLQRCTVSLTRYRVVVKDEMDSSIKTMKQTFAELQSCLMDREVTLLTEMDKVKAEAMAILDGRQKRAEELRRLTDQSASMSEDQLSELRADIKHFVSERKFDEDLGKAVKFTFELEPLKTSITGFGSVYHPQTGYSSRSRCSSTTSSITGPGSVETPPPSSYEGRPTQPNKTTFLGNRRYTAGPGYHAGGQRYNGGSYRDRNPNRGGYRSQGYQGQGDGPSHPTATQSSNSTRAPLQLRSILLPSRPPFS comes from the exons ATGGCGAAGAAAAACAGCCAGAAGG ATACCTCTGGTATGGTGTTTGACACAAACTTGAAAATGGTTATGTCCCAGGGAGGGACTTTtgagagaatgaaggagaag ATCAGTGCTGTCAGGGCCGTTGTTCCCAACAAAAGCAACAATGAGATAGTTCTCGTCTTGCAGCACTTTGAGAACTGCGTCGATAAGGCCGTCCAGGCTTTCCTAGAAG GTAGTGCTGTGGAAATCTTGAAGGAGTGGAATGTAACTGGTAAAAAGAAG CCCAAGAAGAAAAAGAAGCCCAAGCCCCAGCCAGAGCCTCTGGCAGAGGAGCCTGCTCTAGCCGAGACCATGCAGCCCTCTGAGACTGAGAGTAAGGAAGCTGTGAATGGGTTCCATGCCAATGGCTCCGTGTTGGACGGAGACTCACTAGACTCTCTGAGTGAGCAGTTGGATTCTGCTTCCTTGGACGCAGCCGAGTTGGATTCTGAACCTGCCACGTCGGACATTACAG GTGCGGAAGCAGACTCTCTTTGTAGTGGCCCAAGCCCCACCCCTCATGCTCAAGGAGGAAGGAATCACCAGCCTCCCCGTGGCAACAAGTTCCGTTCCAGAACTAACTCCcagccatccacttcctctgTGCTCACCACTGACGAGAACCAACAGGGATCCTCTGGAGCCAAGAAGATTG CGCCCAACATTGACCGCTCTGTGAAGGACCTGCAGAGATGCACAGTGTCGCTCACTCGCTACAGAGTGGTGGTCAAGGATGAGATGGACTCCTCTATCAAGACCATGAAGCAAACATTTGCTGAGCTCCAGAGCTG CCTGATGGACAGAGAGGTTACTCTGTTGACAGAGATGGACAAAGTCAAAGCAGAAGCCA TGGCCATTTTGGATGGCCGTCAAAAGAGAGCAGAGGAGCTCCGCAGGCTGACTGACCAATCggcatccatgtctgaggaccaGCTGAGTGAGCTGCGTGCTGACATAAAG CACTTTGTGAGTGAGCGTAAATTTGATGAAGACCTGGGAAAAGCTGTGAAGTTCACTTTCGAGCTAGAACCACTGAAGACAAGCATCACAGGATTTGGATCAG TGTACCACCCTCAGACGGGTTACTCCAGCCGCTCCCGCTGTagctccaccacctcctccatcacAGGCCCAGGGTCCGTAGAAACCCCACCTCCCTCCAGCTACGAAGGACGCCCTACCCAGCCAAACAAAACG ACTTTCCTAGGCAACAGGCGTTACACGGCGGGTCCAGGGTACCACGCCGGTGGGCAGCGGTATAATGGCGGCTCCTATCGTGACAGGAACCCCAATCGTGGAGGCTACCGTTCCCAGGGCTACCAGGGCCAAGGCGATGGCCCCAGCCATCCTACTGCCACACAATCCTCCAACTCCACAAGAGCCCCCCTCCAACTCCGCTCCATCCTCTTACCGTCAAGACCACCCTTCTCATAA